The proteins below are encoded in one region of Candidatus Omnitrophota bacterium:
- a CDS encoding aspartate carbamoyltransferase catalytic subunit, with protein sequence MTNEKKFVWTKKDLLGLEYLSREEIEHILYTASSFKEVTTRQIKKVPALRGKTVVNLFYEPSTRTRISFELAAKRLSADVINVAVEASSVRKGETLIDTGKNIEALKIDIIVVRHDCSGAPNILARSVKASVVNAGDGWHEHPTQALLDIFTLKSKLGKVDGLSVSIIGDIAHSRVARSNIWGLTKLGAKVTVCAPKILIPEGIEKMGVRVTYDVDDAIKNADAINVLRMQLERDTAGAFPKRIDFFKQYGISEERLKICKKDLVVMHPGPINRGVEMSSGVADGQNSVILEQVTNGIAVRMAVLYLIAHAKR encoded by the coding sequence ATGACGAATGAAAAGAAGTTTGTCTGGACAAAAAAAGACCTGCTTGGCCTTGAATACCTATCCAGGGAAGAGATAGAACATATTTTATATACCGCCTCAAGTTTTAAAGAAGTTACCACCCGCCAGATAAAGAAGGTTCCCGCCCTGCGGGGCAAAACGGTGGTAAATCTATTCTATGAACCATCCACCAGGACGAGGATATCGTTTGAGCTTGCCGCTAAGAGACTTTCAGCCGACGTGATAAATGTCGCGGTAGAGGCGTCGAGCGTAAGAAAAGGCGAAACGCTTATCGATACCGGTAAAAATATAGAAGCGCTAAAGATAGATATAATAGTCGTGCGACACGATTGCTCGGGCGCCCCCAACATATTGGCCCGCTCGGTGAAGGCAAGTGTTGTAAATGCCGGTGACGGATGGCATGAGCACCCGACACAGGCGCTTCTCGACATATTCACATTAAAATCCAAGTTGGGTAAAGTTGACGGGCTAAGTGTAAGCATAATAGGAGACATAGCGCATTCGAGAGTTGCGCGTTCGAATATATGGGGCCTTACGAAGCTCGGCGCAAAAGTTACCGTATGCGCGCCAAAGATATTAATACCGGAAGGCATAGAAAAGATGGGCGTGAGAGTTACGTATGACGTCGATGATGCCATCAAAAACGCTGACGCGATAAATGTACTTAGAATGCAGCTAGAGCGGGATACGGCAGGGGCATTCCCGAAGAGGATAGATTTCTTTAAGCAATATGGGATTTCGGAAGAGAGACTCAAGATTTGTAAAAAAGATTTAGTGGTTATGCATCCGGGCCCCATAAACAGGGGTGTCGAAATGTCCAGCGGCGTAGCGGATGGCCAGAATTCGGTAATATTAGAACAGGTAACGAACGGCATCGCCGTCAGGATGGCAGTGTTGTATTTAATCGCTCACGCGAAGAGATAA
- a CDS encoding dihydroorotase, producing MGTYLIKNGRVIDPQNKVDDILDILISDGKIEKIEKNLSARADETIDAKGCIVAPGLVDMHTHLREPGREDEETVLTGTRAAVKGGFTTVACMPNTEPPLDNPAIIKSLKEIIEKDALCNVAIVGAITEDRAGKRPTDFHKMKSQGVVAVSDDGSSVADEKVMTEALTQSKEEDLLVIDHCEDAKLSANGVMNQSFTSTKLGLRGIPGAAEYEMVKRDIALAKKLLCRIHIAHVSTKESVELIRKAKKEGVNITAETAPHYFSLTEECCATYDTNTKMNPPLRSKDDVDAIKAGLKDATIDVIATDHAPHADNEKDVEFDSAPFGIIGLETALSLSVMELVESKVLSWSGIIEKMSVNPSKILGIKKGNLKKGAAADMVIIDPAKEYTYTKESIESKSKNSPFINWILKTKIITVFVNGCIVLKDGGII from the coding sequence ATGGGAACATATCTGATAAAAAACGGGCGTGTAATAGACCCGCAAAACAAAGTCGATGATATTTTAGATATATTAATATCAGACGGCAAGATAGAAAAGATAGAAAAAAACCTGTCAGCCAGGGCGGACGAAACGATAGATGCCAAAGGTTGTATTGTCGCGCCCGGTTTGGTAGATATGCATACTCACTTAAGAGAGCCCGGCAGAGAAGATGAAGAGACGGTCCTGACCGGCACCCGTGCCGCGGTAAAAGGCGGGTTTACCACGGTGGCGTGTATGCCAAATACCGAGCCGCCTCTTGACAATCCCGCGATAATAAAATCACTAAAAGAGATAATAGAAAAAGACGCACTCTGTAATGTAGCCATAGTGGGAGCCATAACGGAAGACCGCGCCGGCAAACGCCCAACCGATTTTCATAAGATGAAGAGCCAGGGAGTTGTCGCCGTGTCAGATGACGGATCGTCGGTTGCGGACGAAAAAGTGATGACCGAGGCGCTTACGCAATCCAAAGAAGAGGACCTGCTTGTAATAGACCACTGTGAGGACGCAAAGTTATCGGCAAACGGCGTAATGAATCAGTCGTTCACCTCGACGAAGTTAGGCCTCCGGGGTATTCCCGGGGCAGCGGAATACGAGATGGTAAAACGCGACATAGCGCTTGCGAAAAAATTATTATGCAGAATACATATAGCCCACGTGAGCACCAAAGAGTCGGTAGAACTTATACGCAAAGCAAAAAAAGAGGGTGTAAACATTACCGCTGAAACTGCGCCGCACTACTTTTCACTTACCGAAGAGTGCTGCGCGACGTATGATACAAATACCAAGATGAACCCGCCGCTAAGATCCAAAGACGATGTAGACGCGATTAAGGCAGGGTTGAAGGACGCCACGATAGATGTTATAGCTACCGACCATGCTCCGCATGCGGATAACGAGAAAGATGTTGAATTTGACTCCGCGCCATTCGGCATAATCGGCCTGGAAACGGCGCTGAGCCTGTCTGTAATGGAACTGGTAGAAAGCAAAGTGCTTTCGTGGAGCGGTATTATAGAAAAGATGTCTGTGAACCCTTCAAAAATATTGGGCATAAAAAAAGGCAACCTGAAAAAAGGGGCCGCGGCGGATATGGTGATCATAGATCCAGCTAAAGAATATACATATACAAAAGAGTCCATAGAATCGAAATCGAAGAATTCGCCTTTTATCAACTGGATATTAAAAACTAAAATAATTACAGTTTTTGTCAACGGCTGTATTGTTCTAAAAGATGGCGGGATAATTTAA
- a CDS encoding GNAT family N-acetyltransferase produces MILSRRHKKTGLKTRVTRRITDMPETDWKKVYPDVLENYGFFNNLDEANLDQFTMHYLMVYDRKTPVAATTFFLLNYSLDTSINGPLRRVTNSIKKRLPNIFSLKALVCGMPMGEGHIGSSVCSKAVIETISRKLEQTARKNKAAVIAFKDFRDEYINLLAPLKNKGFKKFDSLPTTMLDVKFKNFEEYLNTLSAPNRYDLRRKFKKVDGKLKIAMEIADNPDDATLKDVYKLYLDIVEKHDMGFELLPPAFFKNLPKNMPGKVKYFLWKIDGRLVAFLLCLVSEDILIDYYVGLDYTIAHQYHLYFLKFRDVLNWCIANKIKKYAMGITGYEPKRRLGFEFIPLHLYVRLQNRMFRPVFNFICQFLKFEHFDPSLKKAKKRDAEKKAHAKK; encoded by the coding sequence TTGATCTTATCGCGTCGCCATAAAAAAACAGGCCTTAAGACAAGGGTAACCAGGCGCATAACCGATATGCCGGAAACTGACTGGAAGAAGGTCTACCCCGATGTGCTTGAAAATTATGGCTTTTTCAATAATCTCGACGAAGCGAATTTAGACCAATTTACAATGCATTATCTGATGGTCTATGACCGCAAAACGCCTGTCGCGGCCACCACGTTCTTCCTGCTAAATTACTCCCTCGATACAAGTATCAACGGCCCATTAAGACGTGTTACAAATTCGATAAAAAAACGCCTGCCTAATATATTCAGCCTAAAAGCTCTGGTGTGCGGCATGCCCATGGGGGAAGGCCACATCGGATCTTCTGTGTGTAGTAAAGCCGTTATCGAAACGATATCCCGCAAGTTGGAACAGACGGCAAGAAAAAACAAAGCGGCGGTAATCGCGTTTAAGGACTTTCGCGATGAATATATAAATTTGCTGGCTCCTCTAAAAAATAAGGGTTTCAAAAAATTCGACAGCCTGCCCACAACCATGCTGGACGTAAAGTTTAAAAACTTCGAGGAATATTTAAATACCTTAAGCGCGCCCAACCGTTATGACTTAAGGAGAAAGTTCAAAAAAGTAGACGGTAAATTAAAAATAGCTATGGAGATAGCGGATAACCCCGACGATGCCACGTTAAAGGATGTGTATAAGCTGTATCTTGATATCGTGGAAAAACATGACATGGGTTTTGAGCTTTTGCCTCCGGCATTCTTTAAAAACCTGCCTAAGAACATGCCCGGAAAAGTAAAATATTTCCTTTGGAAGATAGACGGCAGGTTAGTGGCGTTTTTGTTGTGCCTTGTATCCGAGGACATTCTGATAGATTACTATGTAGGACTGGATTATACGATAGCCCACCAGTACCATCTTTATTTTTTGAAGTTCCGCGATGTCCTTAATTGGTGTATAGCCAATAAGATAAAAAAATATGCGATGGGCATCACGGGATATGAGCCAAAAAGAAGGCTCGGGTTTGAATTTATTCCTCTTCACCTTTATGTAAGGCTCCAAAATAGAATGTTTCGGCCTGTCTTTAACTTCATCTGCCAGTTCCTGAAATTTGAGCACTTCGACCCATCCTTAAAAAAAGCTAAAAAACGCGACGCCGAAAAGAAAGCGCATGCCAAAAAATAG
- the pyrR gene encoding bifunctional pyr operon transcriptional regulator/uracil phosphoribosyltransferase PyrR yields the protein MHLKEKSKILDKDAIEKSLKRIAHEIIENSADMDDTVLIGIKNRGSYIAERLADKIKEIAGSRPKVGALDITLYRDDLTQVSEQPIVHATEIDFDIDQKRIVLVDDVLFTGRTIRCALDALIDFGRPGKIQLAVLVDRGHRELPIRADYVGKNVPTAINEVVEVRLTEPDGKDEVVICEKGRLI from the coding sequence ATGCATTTAAAAGAAAAGTCGAAGATATTAGACAAAGATGCGATAGAAAAATCCTTAAAGAGGATTGCGCACGAGATAATCGAAAACTCCGCGGATATGGACGATACCGTATTGATAGGCATTAAGAATAGAGGCTCATACATTGCTGAAAGGCTCGCGGATAAGATAAAAGAGATCGCAGGCTCGCGTCCTAAAGTAGGCGCTCTCGACATAACATTATACAGGGATGATCTTACTCAAGTTTCCGAACAGCCGATAGTCCACGCAACCGAGATAGATTTTGACATAGACCAAAAAAGGATAGTTCTTGTTGACGATGTATTGTTTACAGGCAGGACCATAAGGTGCGCCCTGGACGCGCTGATAGATTTCGGCAGGCCGGGCAAGATACAGCTCGCGGTGCTTGTCGACAGGGGCCACAGAGAGCTTCCGATAAGAGCGGACTATGTGGGCAAGAACGTGCCGACCGCTATAAATGAGGTGGTCGAGGTGCGGCTGACCGAGCCGGACGGAAAAGATGAAGTAGTTATATGCGAAAAAGGTCGATTAATATGA
- the nth gene encoding endonuclease III, translated as MPKNRIGRILHLLKKEYPGATTALLHKNTLQLLVATILSAQCTDKRVNIVTGPLFKKYKTAADFASANLKTFESQIRSTGFYHSKAKNIIGSAKIIVEKFKGRVPDSMEKLIELPGVARKTANIVLSHGYGKIEGIAVDTHVRRLSLRLGLTKNEDPVKIEVDLMKITPKKDWPKLSDLLIAHGRAICVAAKPKCLECVLGNLCPSKKIFYHK; from the coding sequence ATGCCAAAAAATAGAATAGGCAGGATCTTACACCTTCTGAAAAAAGAATACCCCGGCGCTACAACGGCCCTCCTGCATAAAAACACTCTTCAGTTGCTGGTAGCTACTATTCTTTCCGCGCAGTGTACCGATAAGAGAGTAAATATCGTCACAGGGCCGTTATTCAAAAAATATAAAACCGCGGCGGATTTCGCGTCCGCGAATTTAAAGACCTTCGAATCGCAGATCCGCTCTACGGGATTCTATCATAGCAAGGCGAAGAATATAATAGGCTCGGCGAAGATTATAGTGGAAAAGTTTAAAGGCAGGGTCCCTGATTCGATGGAGAAATTGATAGAGCTGCCCGGCGTCGCGCGGAAAACGGCCAATATAGTGCTGTCACATGGCTATGGCAAGATAGAAGGCATCGCTGTCGATACGCATGTGCGCCGCTTAAGCCTTCGGCTCGGACTAACAAAAAACGAAGACCCCGTAAAAATCGAGGTCGATCTAATGAAGATAACGCCGAAAAAAGACTGGCCCAAATTAAGCGACCTGCTGATTGCGCATGGTCGAGCTATTTGCGTCGCAGCAAAACCTAAGTGCCTTGAGTGTGTCCTGGGCAATCTCTGCCCATCCAAAAAGATCTTCTACCATAAATAA
- a CDS encoding dihydroorotate dehydrogenase yields the protein MVASGTFGPEYSAFFNINKLGAYIAKTVTLNARTGNPPPRIAETPSGMLNAIGLENTGVLDFIKNKLPKLQGITIPIIASIAGNDAREFKELAASLSKVKKIAGLEVNLSCPNVKHGKRDFLIAQDERATYEIIRAIRKATSLTIIAKLSPNVTDITKIAQAAESAGANAVSLVNTFIGMAVDIETKKPILGNVTGGLSGPAIKPIALRMVRDVYKKVKIPVVGIGGIMDYKDAAEFILCGATAIQVGTANFVNPSAPADILEGLKDYIIKNKIKDINYLIGALKV from the coding sequence ATGGTTGCCTCTGGCACATTCGGGCCGGAATACAGCGCATTCTTTAATATAAATAAACTGGGCGCATATATAGCGAAAACGGTCACTTTAAACGCGAGAACCGGGAATCCGCCACCCAGAATCGCCGAAACTCCGTCGGGGATGCTAAACGCGATAGGCCTTGAAAACACAGGAGTGTTAGATTTTATTAAGAATAAACTTCCAAAACTCCAAGGTATAACAATACCCATCATAGCGAGCATAGCGGGAAACGACGCGCGTGAATTTAAGGAGCTGGCAGCGTCTTTGAGCAAAGTCAAAAAAATCGCGGGGTTAGAAGTAAATCTTTCCTGTCCGAATGTAAAACACGGTAAAAGAGACTTTTTGATCGCGCAGGACGAACGCGCTACATACGAAATAATAAGAGCTATCCGCAAGGCAACCAGTCTAACCATAATAGCAAAGCTGTCGCCGAATGTTACCGACATAACGAAGATAGCCCAGGCTGCGGAAAGTGCCGGTGCCAACGCGGTCTCATTGGTCAATACATTTATAGGCATGGCGGTGGACATCGAGACAAAAAAGCCCATACTCGGAAATGTTACGGGAGGGTTGAGCGGACCGGCGATAAAACCCATCGCACTTCGCATGGTAAGAGACGTATATAAAAAAGTGAAGATACCCGTAGTAGGTATTGGCGGAATAATGGATTATAAAGATGCCGCGGAATTTATTCTATGCGGCGCAACCGCTATCCAGGTAGGAACCGCTAACTTTGTTAACCCAAGCGCACCGGCGGATATTTTGGAAGGCCTAAAAGATTATATAATAAAAAATAAAATCAAAGATATCAACTACCTGATAGGAGCGCTTAAAGTATGA
- the rsmI gene encoding 16S rRNA (cytidine(1402)-2'-O)-methyltransferase produces the protein MPGTLYVVATPIGNLEDITLRAIDTLKKVDLIAAEDTRHTKILLDRYDIHVPMTSYFEYNKIQKSDYLLKALQEGKSVALVSDAGTPGISDPGYTIIKLCIDSNIPVVPIPGPSGLITALTVSGKSTSQFTFAGFLSPKPIKRKNQLKKLQSEERTVVLYESPHRMEKLLDDILEIYGDTQLVIVREVTKKFEEIRREKVSFSIEHFKSHKPKGEFVVII, from the coding sequence ATGCCCGGAACGCTATATGTAGTTGCCACGCCCATAGGTAATTTAGAAGACATTACACTGCGCGCAATAGACACTTTGAAAAAAGTCGACCTTATCGCGGCAGAAGATACCCGCCACACAAAGATACTTCTTGATAGATACGATATCCACGTACCCATGACCAGCTATTTCGAATACAATAAAATCCAAAAATCCGATTATTTGTTAAAGGCATTGCAGGAAGGCAAGTCGGTTGCTCTTGTTTCCGACGCCGGCACACCCGGCATATCGGATCCGGGTTATACTATTATTAAACTATGTATAGATAGCAATATACCGGTAGTGCCGATACCGGGCCCGTCAGGGCTGATTACGGCGCTTACCGTTTCAGGTAAGTCGACAAGCCAGTTCACATTTGCCGGCTTCCTGTCTCCAAAACCGATTAAGCGGAAAAATCAACTAAAAAAATTGCAATCAGAGGAGAGAACGGTCGTGCTATATGAGTCTCCACATAGAATGGAGAAGCTTTTGGATGACATTTTGGAGATATATGGCGATACACAACTCGTTATAGTTAGGGAAGTTACAAAGAAATTTGAAGAGATAAGGCGAGAAAAAGTAAGTTTTTCTATAGAGCATTTTAAATCGCACAAGCCCAAAGGCGAATTTGTAGTAATTATCTAA
- the pyrF gene encoding orotidine-5'-phosphate decarboxylase, translating to MNANERLIVALDVDTSQKALGLVEKLKKDIKTFKIGSELFTSCGPGIVEEVRKKGCGVFLDLKFHDIPNTVEKSAIAATRLGAFIFNVHALGGSEMMKRAGAAVAQEAKKLNINKPKVIAITVLTSMDENSLKKIGIDDNMETQVLKLAKLAEGSGLDGVVASPAEVKLIRKNLGKDFLIVTPGVRPSWAAKGDQKRVATPKEAIDNGADFIVVGRPIIEAADPVEAAKRVLEEIG from the coding sequence ATGAACGCTAATGAACGCCTTATAGTCGCGTTGGACGTAGACACAAGCCAAAAAGCGCTTGGGCTTGTAGAGAAACTCAAGAAAGATATTAAAACATTCAAGATAGGCAGCGAGCTATTCACGTCATGCGGGCCGGGCATAGTGGAAGAAGTGAGAAAAAAAGGCTGTGGAGTATTTCTGGACCTCAAATTTCATGACATACCGAATACGGTGGAAAAATCTGCCATTGCGGCAACAAGGCTCGGCGCGTTCATATTCAATGTGCACGCGCTTGGAGGCTCGGAGATGATGAAAAGGGCCGGCGCGGCGGTAGCGCAAGAGGCAAAAAAACTTAATATAAATAAGCCAAAAGTCATAGCGATTACAGTGCTTACCAGCATGGATGAAAATAGCTTGAAGAAGATAGGCATAGATGATAACATGGAAACCCAAGTTTTGAAGCTTGCGAAATTAGCTGAAGGTTCCGGCTTAGACGGCGTCGTAGCGTCTCCGGCAGAAGTGAAATTAATCAGAAAAAATTTGGGGAAAGATTTTTTAATAGTTACTCCCGGAGTAAGGCCTTCATGGGCGGCCAAGGGCGACCAGAAAAGAGTGGCAACTCCGAAAGAAGCCATCGATAACGGAGCCGATTTTATAGTAGTCGGCAGGCCGATCATAGAGGCCGCGGATCCTGTAGAAGCGGCAAAAAGAGTCTTAGAAGAGATCGGGTGA
- a CDS encoding dihydroorotate dehydrogenase electron transfer subunit, giving the protein MKQLKAKILENKIVAPGFYKICVESPYLAKATKPGQFFKVRCYDSGEPILRRPLGAHSISKNSVEMLYEVVGKGTELLTKKKAGDLLDIIGPLGNGFSLPRSPASGLRSPILIAGGIGVAPLLALAQKIASKQVGFHVIIGAKTKSGILCEKEFKKLGAFVMVSTEDGSKGHKGYATDILKHLLKTIGCQSSGIYACGPHPMLKAVGHISELMHIPCQVSLDERMACGVGVCLGCPVKVKSGGYKMVCKDGPVFDAKEIAW; this is encoded by the coding sequence ATGAAGCAGTTAAAGGCAAAGATACTTGAAAACAAAATTGTGGCCCCCGGATTCTATAAAATATGTGTGGAGAGCCCATATCTTGCTAAAGCTACTAAGCCGGGGCAGTTCTTTAAAGTCCGATGCTACGACTCCGGCGAGCCTATTTTGAGAAGGCCGCTGGGAGCGCACAGTATATCGAAAAATAGCGTAGAGATGCTGTATGAAGTCGTGGGCAAAGGGACAGAATTGCTTACCAAGAAAAAAGCAGGAGACCTTCTCGATATAATCGGTCCTCTCGGCAATGGATTCAGCTTACCCCGGTCTCCGGCCTCCGGCCTCCGATCCCCGATACTGATAGCAGGCGGCATAGGTGTCGCTCCGCTGCTTGCCTTAGCGCAGAAGATAGCCTCGAAACAGGTAGGATTTCATGTAATAATAGGAGCTAAGACGAAGTCAGGTATTTTGTGCGAAAAGGAGTTTAAAAAATTAGGAGCTTTTGTTATGGTGTCGACCGAGGACGGCTCAAAAGGGCATAAGGGTTATGCCACCGATATATTAAAGCATCTATTGAAGACCATTGGCTGCCAGTCGTCGGGCATATACGCGTGCGGCCCACACCCAATGCTTAAGGCCGTGGGCCATATATCGGAGCTTATGCATATCCCATGCCAGGTATCGCTTGATGAGCGCATGGCATGCGGCGTGGGCGTGTGTTTAGGGTGCCCCGTTAAGGTTAAGTCCGGCGGCTATAAGATGGTGTGCAAAGACGGCCCGGTCTTTGACGCAAAGGAGATAGCCTGGTGA
- a CDS encoding diguanylate cyclase, whose product MCSSEHEQKNEELKRYREHLENLVRDRTQELQENEKRFRLAFENALDAIMWADPETGIIINCNKAAEKLFERSKDGIIGQHQTTLHPADEAGRYKDMFFGQAFNKMGVDEADIVTKSGKIKTVLISCSITEIENKEVVQGVFHDITQRKEMENACRISEESYHSIFESANDAIIIRDIKTYKIIDANERACELFCYRREEMAGLDLQAVIPGESPHMLKNVWDSYDKAGRGQPQLFEQLVKDKVGRTFWVEVSLRRAIIGGKYQLLAITRDITERKESENKIMELNSALSKANENLKHLALKDSHTGLYNHHYLVDAMKSELERAKRHSQELSVIMMDIDYFKSINDVYGHQFGDTILKQFARLLKKEVRVYDIVIRFGGEEFIIISPGTGKYEALTLAQRILDMIRLHGFGDKKHSVKIKASAAVSSYPIDKRIDCGIDFIDIADQILNKAKEDGGDRVYSYVDLEIKKDITQPQEEPGVDVLKNKIKKLTARGNQSVIEAIFAFAKTIELKDRYTGEHVEKTIHYATGIAHSLGLPKDKIEVIKEASVLHDLGKIGVPEKILLKAGKLTKQEREIIKEHPQIGADIVRPIHSLRDIIPVILHHHEWWNGKGYPHSLRKESIPIGARIVAIADVYQALISDRPYRKALPKKEAVKIIKSGAGTQFDPKIVDAFLGVLKKER is encoded by the coding sequence ATGTGCTCGAGTGAACATGAGCAAAAAAATGAAGAGCTAAAACGCTACAGAGAGCATCTTGAAAACCTGGTAAGAGACCGCACCCAGGAATTGCAGGAAAACGAAAAGAGGTTCAGGCTCGCGTTCGAGAACGCCCTTGACGCTATCATGTGGGCCGACCCTGAAACAGGCATTATTATCAACTGCAACAAGGCTGCCGAAAAGCTTTTTGAGAGATCTAAGGATGGGATTATAGGCCAGCACCAGACAACGCTGCATCCCGCTGATGAAGCAGGGCGCTACAAAGATATGTTCTTCGGCCAGGCTTTTAATAAAATGGGTGTGGATGAAGCGGATATAGTAACAAAATCCGGAAAGATAAAGACGGTGCTTATAAGCTGTTCTATTACAGAAATAGAAAACAAGGAAGTGGTGCAGGGCGTATTCCATGATATCACGCAACGCAAGGAGATGGAGAACGCGTGCAGAATATCGGAAGAGAGCTACCATTCTATATTCGAGTCAGCGAATGACGCGATAATAATAAGGGATATAAAAACATATAAAATAATCGACGCGAATGAAAGAGCTTGCGAGCTTTTTTGTTACCGCAGGGAAGAGATGGCTGGGCTCGACCTGCAGGCCGTCATTCCGGGAGAGAGCCCTCATATGTTAAAGAATGTATGGGATAGTTATGATAAAGCAGGGCGCGGACAACCACAGCTTTTCGAGCAGCTCGTTAAAGATAAGGTAGGCAGGACATTTTGGGTAGAGGTAAGCTTAAGGCGCGCTATCATAGGAGGCAAGTATCAGCTGCTCGCGATAACACGCGATATTACAGAGCGCAAAGAATCGGAAAATAAGATAATGGAATTAAACAGCGCGCTTTCGAAGGCAAATGAAAACCTGAAACATCTTGCCTTGAAAGACTCTCATACCGGTCTATACAATCATCACTATCTTGTTGACGCAATGAAGTCGGAGCTTGAGCGCGCAAAAAGACACTCCCAGGAGCTTTCTGTAATCATGATGGATATAGATTATTTCAAGTCGATAAACGATGTCTATGGGCACCAGTTCGGCGATACAATATTAAAACAGTTCGCAAGGTTATTAAAAAAAGAGGTCCGCGTTTACGATATAGTGATAAGGTTCGGCGGAGAGGAGTTTATTATCATATCTCCAGGTACCGGAAAATATGAAGCGCTCACCCTGGCCCAAAGAATACTCGACATGATACGCTTGCATGGTTTTGGTGATAAAAAACACAGTGTAAAGATCAAGGCAAGCGCGGCAGTCAGTTCATACCCTATCGATAAAAGAATCGATTGCGGAATCGACTTTATCGACATAGCTGACCAGATACTGAATAAGGCCAAAGAAGACGGTGGAGACAGGGTATATTCATATGTGGATCTGGAAATAAAAAAAGATATCACACAGCCACAGGAAGAACCAGGTGTTGATGTGTTAAAGAATAAGATAAAAAAGCTTACCGCCCGCGGGAATCAAAGCGTAATAGAAGCTATATTTGCTTTCGCTAAAACTATCGAATTAAAAGACCGTTATACCGGTGAGCATGTGGAAAAAACGATCCACTACGCTACGGGTATAGCCCATTCGCTTGGCCTGCCAAAAGATAAGATAGAAGTCATAAAAGAAGCTTCGGTGCTGCACGACCTTGGGAAGATCGGCGTACCCGAAAAGATCCTTCTTAAGGCCGGGAAACTAACGAAACAGGAAAGAGAAATTATTAAAGAGCACCCCCAGATAGGCGCTGATATTGTAAGGCCGATACACTCCCTGCGCGACATTATACCTGTCATTCTCCACCATCATGAGTGGTGGAACGGCAAAGGATATCCGCACAGCCTAAGAAAGGAGTCCATACCTATAGGCGCGCGCATAGTCGCGATAGCCGACGTCTACCAGGCGCTAATTTCAGACCGCCCCTACCGCAAAGCGCTTCCAAAAAAAGAAGCGGTAAAAATAATTAAAAGCGGCGCGGGCACTCAATTCGACCCAAAGATAGTGGATGCTTTCCTCGGTGTGCTAAAAAAAGAAAGATAA
- the pyrE gene encoding orotate phosphoribosyltransferase: MNEKDVLDIFNKQNALLTGHFKLSSGLHSEKYLQCALVLQYPDIAQKLSVELAKKFSKTKIDLVVGPALGGVTFAYEVARALGVRGLFTERQEGKMVLRRGFSIGKGEKVLVVEDVVTTGGSTKEVIDVVKSCGADVVGVGSVIDRSSAAIDFGVPFYALAKVRVETFEETGCPLCKKNVPVTKPGSRK, from the coding sequence ATGAACGAAAAAGACGTTTTAGATATATTTAACAAACAAAATGCTCTTCTGACAGGGCATTTTAAGCTTTCAAGCGGCTTACATAGCGAAAAATATTTGCAATGTGCTCTTGTGCTGCAATATCCGGATATCGCGCAGAAGCTTTCCGTGGAGCTGGCGAAGAAATTCTCTAAAACAAAGATAGATCTTGTTGTCGGCCCGGCTCTCGGCGGTGTAACGTTCGCGTATGAGGTCGCAAGAGCCCTGGGCGTAAGAGGACTGTTTACAGAGCGCCAGGAAGGAAAGATGGTGTTGCGCCGCGGGTTTTCGATAGGTAAGGGCGAAAAGGTTTTAGTCGTAGAAGATGTCGTTACGACCGGCGGATCGACAAAGGAAGTAATAGACGTTGTTAAATCTTGCGGGGCTGATGTTGTAGGTGTAGGCAGTGTAATCGACAGAAGCAGCGCCGCGATAGATTTTGGCGTGCCTTTTTACGCGCTCGCTAAAGTGAGAGTCGAGACCTTTGAGGAAACCGGCTGTCCACTGTGTAAAAAGAACGTTCCGGTAACCAAACCTGGTTCAAGGAAGTAA